A single region of the Vicia villosa cultivar HV-30 ecotype Madison, WI linkage group LG4, Vvil1.0, whole genome shotgun sequence genome encodes:
- the LOC131600494 gene encoding transcription factor MYB86-like gives MGRHSCCLKQKLRKGLWSPEEDEKLFNHITRFGVGCWSSVPKQAGLQRCGKSCRLRWINYLRPDLKRGMFSQQEEDLIISLHELLGNRWAQIAAQLPGRTDNEIKNFWNSCLKKKLLKQGIDPTTHKPLIEPYIKEENKTTETTTTTITPMQIPSVTSQGSSFLISDSNYYDSNGLTEASRDIFTSKSALDPLFCYDFQSGYTLPMSNYQSQTQFGINSSYGFSSMPSLTNSDHAIEFSDNNSPSKISSLFMNDQVKESNSSNSSNMSTIYPSQMRNTIIENNNNAGFSWDGDNKLDPLFQFQANAIKSEDFGTSSWEEGQIQTHNSIDFNSYPLSSLSEDLTEANFDVFHHI, from the exons atggGTCGCCATTCGTGTTGCttaaagcaaaaattaagaaaagGCTTATGGTCTCCGGAAGAGGATGAGAAACTTTTTAATCACATAACTAGATTCGGCGTTGGTTGCTGGAGTTCTGTTCCTAAACAAGCAG GACTTCAAAGATGTGGAAAAAGTTGTAGATTGAGATGGATAAACTATTTGAGGCCGGATTTAAAGCGAGGAATGTTCTCACAACAAGAAGAGGATCTTATAATCAGTCTTCATGAGCTTCTTGGAAATAG GTGGGCTCAAATTGCAGCACAATTACCGGGGAGAACagataatgaaataaaaaatttctGGAATTCATGTTTAAAGAAGAAGCTTCTAAAGCAAGGGATTGATCCAACAACACACAAGCCTCTAATAGAACCATATATTAAGGAAGAGAACAAAACAacggaaacaacaacaacaacaataactccGATGCAAATTCCATCGGTTACATCACAAGGTTCATCGTTTCTAATATCTGATTCGAATTACTATGATAGTAATGGCCTAACCGAAGCTTCTAGAGATATTTTTACTAGCAAATCAGCATTGGATCCTTTGTTCTGCTATGATTTCCAATCTGGTTATACCTTACCGATGAGTAATTATCAGAGTCAAACTCAATTTGGTATTAATTCAAGCTATGGATTTTCTTCAATGCCGAGTCTAACCAATTCGGATCACGCGATTGAGTTTTCAGACAACAATTCACCTTCAAAAATCAGTTCATTGTTCATGAATGATCAAGTCAAGGAAAGTAACTCAAGCAATAGCTCAAATATGAGCACTATTTATCCTTCTCAGATGAGAAACACTATCatcgaaaataataataatgcagGATTTTCATGGGATGGAGATAACAAATTGGACCCTTTGTTTCAGTTTCAAGCCAATGCTATAAAATCTGAAGATTTCGGAACTAGTTCTTGGGAAGAAGGACAAATCCAAACTCACAATTCAATAGATTTCAATAGCTATCCTTTATCATCACTTTCAGAAGATTTAACAGAAGCAAATTTTGATGTGTTCCATCATATATGA